A segment of the Clostridia bacterium genome:
GGGGTCATCGCCGCCGGCAATCAGTTGGGCGGTCTCGGCATCGAAGCAGTCGCGGTTGCGCTCGAAGATCTCGGTGGCGGAGACGGCCAGGGGGCTATCGATATAGACCGGGATTGGGCCCATCTCATGTTCTTCCACCATCTGGTTGAGGGTATAGAGAATGTCCTGGGTGCGCCCCACCGCGAAAGCCGGGATCACCACGTTTCCCTGGCGGGCCATGGTTTCGGTGATAATGCGCTTCAATTGGGCTGCTTGGTCTCCCAAGGGTTGGTGCAACCGGTTGCCATAAGTGGATTCAATCAATACATAGTCAGCTTCGCTTACCAACTCGGGGTCTTTAATGATGGGAGTGCCGACCTGTCCCAGGTCGCCGGAGAAGACTAGCTTCAGCTCGCCATCGCCATCTTTCACCTGCATTTCGATCAGCGCTGACCCCAGGATGTGCCCGGCATCGCGGAAACGGAACCGCACCTGGTCGCGAATGGTTACTTCCTGATTGTAATCCACTGGCTGGAAGAACTGGAGGGATTCCAAGGCATCTTGGGCGGTATAGAGGGGCTGGGTGGGGCGATCCCCTCGGCGGCGCGCCTTGCGCGATTTCCACTCCGCCTCCACCTCCTGGATGTGGCCGGAGTCGGGGAGCATCACCTGGCAGAGATCGGCGGTAGCCCGGGTGGCCACCACCTGGCCCCGGAAGCCCTGTTTGCAGAAACGGGGGATGAGCCCGGAGTGATCAATGTGGGCGTGGGTTAAAAGGATGTAGTCCACTGATTTGGGATCCACCAGGGGGTTTCGGTAGTTGCGCATCCTGAGCTCGCGGTTCCCCTGGAAAAGCCCGCAGTCGATCATCAGCTTGAGATTGTCGGTCTCCAAGAGAAAAGATGAACCCGTCACCGTCCGCGCCCCGCCCAAAAAGGTCAGCTTTACCATCTTGCTCCCCCATTTCCTGCATGATTTTGGCCATAGCTCCTGGTTCATCCGTCGCT
Coding sequences within it:
- a CDS encoding MBL fold metallo-hydrolase; translated protein: MVKLTFLGGARTVTGSSFLLETDNLKLMIDCGLFQGNRELRMRNYRNPLVDPKSVDYILLTHAHIDHSGLIPRFCKQGFRGQVVATRATADLCQVMLPDSGHIQEVEAEWKSRKARRRGDRPTQPLYTAQDALESLQFFQPVDYNQEVTIRDQVRFRFRDAGHILGSALIEMQVKDGDGELKLVFSGDLGQVGTPIIKDPELVSEADYVLIESTYGNRLHQPLGDQAAQLKRIITETMARQGNVVIPAFAVGRTQDILYTLNQMVEEHEMGPIPVYIDSPLAVSATEIFERNRDCFDAETAQLIAGGDDPFQFPGLHLVRTTQESMALNHLPGGKVIISASGMCDAGRIKHHLKHNLWRPESSVVFVGYQAEGTLGRRILDGEKKVKILGEIINVAAQIHSLEGFSAHADQKGLIDWLSHLNNQPKQVFVVHGEETAASTLAELIDRELGLNALIPRAGEEYRLGAEGTELAEVPAAQGLAIPAVSQEQKKQLLLTIFHLEKKLSDLKQDLLLAENDLDGELLEKVVKEIEERIATLDHICPHKY